From the Thermosynechococcus sp. genome, the window AGCATTTACCCAAGGAGGGCCAGTTTGTCCTCGCTCCCAAGCACTATAGTCGCTGGGATCCCGTCATCTTGCCCTTGGTGTGGCCCTATCCCCTGCGCTTTATGACCAATGCCATTGAGTTTGGCGGTGTGCAGGGCTGGTTTATCCGTCGCCTGGGGGCCTTTGCTGTCAATCTGAAATGCCCCCAACCCAGCAGTTTGCGCCATGTCTTGGCGATTCTCAACGCGGGCCAGCCCTTGGTGATCTTTCCGGAAGGGGGGATTGTTCCCAATCAAGTGGTTCGTCCCCTCAAGCCAGGCCTTGCCCGTCTGGTCTTGCAGATCGATCGCCCGCTACCGATTTTTCCCGTCGGTATTGCCTATCATCCGCAGCCACAGTTCCGTGCTCGGGTGGCGCTGTGGATTGGATCACCCCTGTGGACAGCCCCTGGGCAAGAGGGCAACCGCAAGCAACAGGCTCAAGACTTCACCCAGCAGTTGCAAGCAGCTTTGCATGCAGCCGTGCTTGAGGCTCGCAAATGTGCCCAATCCTAGGGCTAATTGGTAACCCATTGCACAATTGGCCTAAGTCAAGGGAATTTTGTAGAATAAAGGCAAGATTGAATTAAATCATCCCAAGCCTCAATCGCGATATCTTCCAACCCTGGAGGGAGCGATCGCCCACCCGCATTATCCACTTAAAAATTCTTCATTAAGTTAGAAAAAGTTGCAAAACAGCCACCAATCCTAAAAGTTAATTAAGACAGCGGGCAAATTGTTCTTCTGCCTTTATGCTGAAATTATAGTTTTACTGAAGTTCAGCACTTCACCACTTTTTGCCCAAGGATGGAAGACACCCATAGAGCCTGTAGGACAGACGTGCTCCCTAGGCCGTAGGCCAGACGTCGAGAGCCATTTAACATTGAGTTTTTGTTAACTGGGATACTTTCTTAAGAGCGATC encodes:
- a CDS encoding 1-acyl-sn-glycerol-3-phosphate acyltransferase, with protein sequence MGREHLPKEGQFVLAPKHYSRWDPVILPLVWPYPLRFMTNAIEFGGVQGWFIRRLGAFAVNLKCPQPSSLRHVLAILNAGQPLVIFPEGGIVPNQVVRPLKPGLARLVLQIDRPLPIFPVGIAYHPQPQFRARVALWIGSPLWTAPGQEGNRKQQAQDFTQQLQAALHAAVLEARKCAQS